In the Carboxydothermus hydrogenoformans Z-2901 genome, one interval contains:
- the argB gene encoding acetylglutamate kinase, translating to MEKYLEKTKVLIEALPYIKKFYGKTIVIKYGGHAMVSDQLKEAVINDLVLMKFVGINPVVVHGGGPEISRMLNKLNIKSNFINGLRVTDEATLEVVEMVLVGKVNKEIVGLIEKAGGKAVGLSGKDAGLIKAHKKLAKNPEPTGEEYLDLGYVGEISEVNPEILLTLIDKGYIPVVAPVGSNGSGEFYNINADEVAAEVAVALKADKLIVLTDTPGILLNEKDENSLLSKATIAEVKELINRGVIRGGMIPKAESAISAIKRGVGSVHIIDGRIAHSLLLEIFTDAGVGTMLTP from the coding sequence ATGGAAAAATACTTGGAAAAAACTAAAGTTTTAATAGAAGCTCTTCCCTATATTAAAAAGTTTTACGGCAAGACAATAGTCATTAAATACGGCGGTCATGCCATGGTCAGTGACCAGTTAAAAGAAGCGGTTATTAATGATTTAGTATTGATGAAGTTTGTGGGGATTAACCCGGTGGTAGTACACGGCGGTGGCCCGGAAATCAGCCGCATGTTAAATAAGCTAAACATAAAGTCAAACTTCATAAATGGGTTGAGGGTTACCGACGAAGCTACCTTAGAAGTAGTGGAAATGGTGCTGGTGGGAAAGGTCAATAAAGAGATTGTTGGACTTATTGAAAAAGCCGGAGGCAAAGCGGTGGGCCTTTCGGGAAAGGATGCGGGGCTTATAAAAGCCCATAAAAAACTTGCGAAAAATCCGGAGCCCACGGGGGAAGAGTACCTTGATCTCGGTTATGTAGGGGAAATTTCGGAGGTAAATCCGGAAATTCTCTTAACTTTAATTGATAAAGGCTACATTCCGGTAGTTGCGCCGGTGGGCTCCAATGGTAGCGGGGAATTTTATAACATAAACGCCGATGAAGTGGCGGCGGAGGTAGCAGTAGCTTTAAAAGCCGACAAACTGATTGTTTTAACCGATACTCCCGGAATTTTGCTTAATGAAAAGGACGAAAATTCTCTCCTTTCCAAGGCCACTATTGCTGAAGTGAAAGAGCTAATTAACCGGGGAGTAATCCGCGGCGGGATGATTCCCAAAGCCGAAAGTGCCATAAGCGCTATAAAGCGGGGCGTTGGTTCGGTGCACATTATCGATGGCCGTATTGCCCATTCATTGCTATTAGAAATTTTCACCGATGCTGGGGTGGGCACAATGCTCACTCCCTGA
- a CDS encoding acetylornithine transaminase has protein sequence MEYKELIEKESKYLMQTYRRKPVYLVSGKGSYVYDDAGNKYLDLVAGIAVNTLGYAHPKLTAAVETAVKTLHHTSNLFYTRPQVELAQKLVENSPFDRVFFANSGAEAVEGAIKLARKYWWQKGEEKYEIISAVNSFHGRTMGALSATGQEKYQKPFRPLVPGFVYVPYNDLNALEKALTSKTAAVILEPVQGESGVNPADPAYLQKVAELCREKNILLIFDEVQTGVGRTGKLFAFEHFGVVPDIITLAKGLAGGVPIGAVLAKEEVAKAFEPGDHASTFGGNPLACTAALAVLEEVLAPGFLEEVLDKGKLFYTLLADAPGIKEVRGYGLMLGIELNFPGAGRVSEILLAKGVLINNVGEWILRIVPPLIITREEIREASEKILLAVKEAGVDGAL, from the coding sequence ATGGAGTACAAGGAGCTCATTGAAAAGGAAAGTAAATACTTAATGCAAACTTACCGGCGAAAACCGGTTTATTTGGTTTCCGGTAAGGGTTCCTATGTTTACGATGATGCGGGGAATAAATACCTGGATTTGGTTGCGGGCATTGCGGTAAATACCCTGGGTTATGCTCATCCCAAGTTAACGGCAGCGGTCGAAACGGCGGTTAAAACTTTACACCATACCAGTAACTTATTTTACACCCGGCCCCAGGTGGAACTGGCCCAAAAGCTTGTGGAAAATTCTCCCTTTGACCGGGTATTTTTTGCCAATTCCGGGGCGGAAGCGGTGGAAGGGGCCATAAAGCTTGCCCGCAAATACTGGTGGCAAAAAGGGGAAGAAAAATACGAAATTATTTCTGCCGTTAACTCTTTCCATGGAAGAACCATGGGGGCCCTTTCGGCTACCGGTCAGGAAAAATACCAGAAACCTTTTCGCCCTTTGGTGCCCGGTTTTGTTTACGTGCCCTATAATGATTTGAATGCCCTGGAAAAAGCTCTAACTTCCAAAACTGCAGCGGTTATTTTAGAGCCGGTGCAGGGGGAGTCGGGAGTAAATCCGGCTGACCCCGCGTATTTGCAAAAAGTAGCAGAACTTTGCCGGGAAAAAAATATCTTGCTTATCTTTGATGAAGTACAGACGGGGGTTGGCCGGACGGGCAAATTATTTGCTTTTGAACACTTCGGGGTGGTGCCGGATATCATTACCCTGGCCAAAGGCCTTGCCGGAGGAGTACCCATTGGGGCGGTGTTGGCCAAAGAAGAAGTGGCCAAGGCTTTTGAGCCGGGGGACCATGCTTCGACCTTCGGGGGAAATCCCCTGGCCTGTACCGCAGCTTTGGCCGTTCTTGAAGAAGTTTTAGCGCCGGGATTTTTAGAGGAGGTTTTGGATAAAGGTAAGTTATTTTATACCCTCTTAGCGGATGCACCGGGTATCAAAGAAGTGCGGGGATACGGACTTATGCTGGGAATTGAGCTGAATTTCCCGGGAGCAGGCCGGGTTTCTGAAATACTTTTAGCCAAAGGAGTGTTAATAAATAACGTTGGGGAGTGGATTTTAAGGATTGTACCTCCGCTAATAATTACCCGGGAAGAAATCCGGGAAGCTTCGGAAAAAATTTTGCTGGCCGTAAAGGAGGCGGGCGTAGATGGAGCTTTATGA
- a CDS encoding MFS transporter, with product MKEQSLIKSFITAGKSAKKFLISQLFVNFGYGVYQVLFNLYLKQLGLGMDVAGQVVAASSLAQALFMIPAGYIGDRYGRRRFIFWGSFVAGIMLIFQGIFEKPGLIILAAFLFGLGFSVLVVNGVPYLSEVSLPGEEVKLIGLHYSSIMIASMLGNFAGGMLSDLLSGMLSLKASYRASLISGALIFLAGNLFLTHLEKGRKLEIKDDFWATIKGISADTEEFSVFRTIFIFSLLIGTGSGLFMPYLNLYFANRFGVSNTFIGLILAGAQGLTSLAMVMGTKVSRRFGLVRAFVFFNLISLPFAVYLGYVPYLSWAVLVLLTRHALMNAGTPLFQALNVLIVDPSRKGLILSLNQATFSLGWAIGGPISTIFYRLGGYPLIFWVVAILYCLGTLWYYYEFRKYSYLGKAS from the coding sequence ATGAAGGAACAGTCTTTGATTAAATCCTTTATTACTGCAGGAAAAAGTGCAAAAAAATTTTTAATATCCCAGCTATTTGTGAATTTTGGTTATGGTGTTTACCAGGTGTTATTTAATTTATACTTAAAGCAACTGGGCCTGGGGATGGATGTTGCTGGTCAGGTGGTGGCAGCAAGTTCTTTGGCCCAGGCGTTATTTATGATTCCGGCGGGTTATATCGGCGACCGGTACGGACGGCGCCGCTTTATTTTCTGGGGAAGTTTTGTTGCTGGAATAATGCTTATTTTCCAAGGAATCTTTGAAAAACCCGGATTAATTATTTTGGCGGCTTTTCTTTTTGGGTTGGGATTTTCGGTATTAGTGGTAAATGGTGTGCCTTATTTATCAGAAGTTTCCCTACCGGGAGAAGAAGTAAAATTAATAGGGCTTCACTATTCTTCAATTATGATCGCTTCAATGCTCGGCAATTTTGCAGGCGGAATGTTATCCGACCTTTTATCCGGAATGCTATCCCTTAAAGCCAGCTACCGGGCCTCGCTAATTTCAGGGGCTTTAATTTTTTTGGCGGGAAATTTATTTTTAACCCATTTGGAAAAGGGTCGCAAGTTAGAGATAAAAGATGATTTTTGGGCAACAATTAAAGGAATATCTGCGGATACTGAAGAATTTTCAGTGTTTAGAACAATTTTTATTTTTTCGCTTTTAATTGGTACCGGCTCGGGTCTCTTTATGCCCTATTTAAACCTGTATTTTGCAAACCGTTTTGGAGTTTCCAATACTTTTATTGGCCTTATTTTAGCCGGAGCCCAGGGGTTAACATCTTTAGCTATGGTAATGGGAACTAAAGTTTCCCGCAGGTTTGGTTTGGTGCGGGCGTTTGTTTTCTTTAACCTAATATCCTTACCGTTTGCCGTTTATTTGGGATATGTGCCCTACCTATCTTGGGCGGTACTTGTGTTACTAACGCGCCACGCTTTAATGAATGCGGGGACTCCCTTGTTTCAAGCATTAAACGTGTTGATAGTGGATCCGTCCCGGAAGGGACTTATTTTAAGTTTAAATCAAGCTACTTTTTCTTTGGGCTGGGCTATTGGGGGACCTATTAGTACGATTTTTTACCGGCTTGGCGGTTATCCGTTAATTTTTTGGGTGGTAGCAATATTGTATTGTTTGGGTACGCTTTGGTATTATTATGAGTTTAGGAAATATTCGTACCTTGGGAAAGCGAGTTAA
- the argC gene encoding N-acetyl-gamma-glutamyl-phosphate reductase produces MKVAVVGATGYTGAELIRLLSMHPEVTGLFLFSRGEEVEVEKHFLGLGFAGKVKPLEELSGFNPDFAFLALPHGESGRYAQELIRRGVRVIDLSADFRLPLEVYDKWYGPHPAPELLEIAVYGLTEYFSEKIKTARLIANPGCYPTAFLLAVLPLAEKDLLQGVIISDMKSGVTGAGRAAKRETLFGEVAENFRPYGVGGKHRHLPEMENFLNMFAKGLRVIFTPHLVPMKRGILGTIYLNLTTDVSLEELRKIYLAKYQDKPFIKILPDGQLPETRAVYGTNNALIAVNKEPGGMVIVTVAIDNLGKGAAGQAVQNMNLMAGLDETCGLKNTGIYF; encoded by the coding sequence TTGAAAGTTGCAGTGGTTGGTGCTACCGGTTATACCGGTGCTGAACTGATCAGGTTATTATCTATGCATCCGGAAGTTACCGGGCTCTTCCTCTTTAGCCGGGGAGAAGAGGTGGAAGTGGAGAAGCATTTTCTCGGCCTTGGTTTCGCCGGCAAGGTGAAGCCTTTAGAAGAACTCTCAGGCTTTAATCCTGATTTTGCTTTTTTAGCTTTACCTCACGGAGAGAGTGGCCGTTATGCTCAAGAATTAATCCGACGAGGGGTCCGGGTTATCGATTTGTCGGCGGATTTTCGCCTTCCTCTGGAAGTTTACGATAAATGGTACGGGCCGCATCCGGCTCCCGAACTTTTGGAAATAGCAGTATATGGTCTTACGGAATATTTTTCCGAAAAAATAAAAACTGCCAGGCTTATAGCCAATCCAGGCTGCTATCCAACGGCGTTTTTGCTGGCGGTTCTTCCTTTAGCCGAAAAGGATTTGCTTCAAGGTGTAATCATTAGCGATATGAAATCGGGAGTAACGGGTGCCGGGAGAGCGGCTAAAAGAGAAACGCTTTTTGGGGAAGTAGCGGAAAACTTTCGCCCTTACGGAGTTGGAGGTAAACATCGACATCTACCGGAAATGGAAAATTTCTTAAATATGTTTGCGAAAGGCTTAAGAGTTATTTTTACCCCTCACCTGGTTCCTATGAAAAGAGGAATTTTGGGGACTATTTATCTGAATCTTACTACGGATGTTTCTTTGGAAGAGTTAAGAAAGATTTACCTGGCAAAATACCAGGACAAACCTTTTATAAAAATCCTTCCGGACGGCCAGTTACCGGAAACCCGGGCGGTTTACGGAACCAATAATGCTTTAATTGCCGTTAATAAGGAGCCGGGAGGAATGGTTATCGTGACCGTTGCCATTGACAACCTGGGCAAAGGGGCTGCGGGGCAGGCGGTGCAAAATATGAATTTGATGGCCGGACTTGACGAAACCTGCGGACTTAAAAATACGGGAATTTACTTTTAG
- the amrS gene encoding AmmeMemoRadiSam system radical SAM enzyme yields MKEAVFYEVIGDSLVQCRLCPHRCRIADGKTGRCRVRKNVNGRLYSLNFGKITAINIDPIEKKPLYHFYPGSTILSVGTFGCNFRCGFCQNYEISQIAETGEKLLPEDLVKLAQRYKSQEMIGVAYTYSEPVVWYEYIEASAPLIKELGFKTVLVTNGFINKEPLKKILPFIDALNIDLKGITEEYYRDICQGSVTPVLEAIETSKAFGAHVEVTTLLVPGLNDAPEQIEELAKFLANLDRDIPLHFSRYFPRYKFNLPPTPVESLIRAREIARKYLNYVYLGNLPDASNDTFCPHCGALLIRRDYFGVDTPGLSGDTCRQCKNKVKIIL; encoded by the coding sequence ATGAAAGAAGCTGTTTTTTACGAGGTAATAGGGGATTCTTTAGTTCAATGCCGTCTTTGTCCGCACCGTTGCCGCATTGCAGACGGTAAAACCGGGCGCTGTCGGGTGAGAAAGAACGTAAACGGGCGATTGTATTCCTTAAACTTCGGGAAAATAACTGCTATAAATATAGATCCTATCGAAAAAAAGCCGCTTTACCACTTTTATCCTGGAAGTACTATCCTTTCCGTAGGAACTTTTGGCTGTAATTTTCGTTGCGGTTTTTGTCAAAACTATGAAATATCCCAAATTGCCGAAACCGGTGAAAAACTTCTACCGGAAGATTTGGTAAAACTTGCTCAAAGATATAAATCTCAAGAAATGATTGGGGTCGCTTATACTTATTCGGAGCCCGTAGTCTGGTATGAATACATAGAGGCTTCAGCTCCTTTAATTAAAGAGCTTGGTTTTAAAACCGTTTTGGTAACTAACGGTTTTATCAATAAAGAACCTTTAAAAAAAATTTTACCTTTTATTGATGCTCTCAATATCGACTTAAAAGGGATAACCGAGGAGTATTACCGTGATATTTGTCAGGGGAGCGTTACTCCGGTTTTAGAGGCTATTGAAACATCCAAAGCTTTTGGAGCCCATGTCGAAGTTACTACGTTGCTCGTTCCAGGGCTTAATGATGCGCCCGAACAGATTGAGGAATTGGCAAAGTTTTTAGCAAATTTGGACCGGGATATTCCTTTGCACTTTTCCCGGTACTTTCCGCGTTATAAGTTTAACTTACCGCCTACCCCGGTGGAAAGTTTAATCCGGGCCCGGGAGATAGCAAGGAAATATCTAAACTACGTTTACCTTGGCAATTTGCCCGATGCTTCCAATGATACTTTTTGTCCTCATTGTGGGGCATTATTAATTCGGCGGGATTATTTTGGGGTGGATACTCCTGGACTTTCAGGAGATACCTGCCGGCAATGTAAAAATAAAGTTAAAATTATTCTTTAG
- the argJ gene encoding bifunctional glutamate N-acetyltransferase/amino-acid acetyltransferase ArgJ, with protein sequence MKKIQGGVTAPEGFLAAGVHAGIKKSKKDVAVIFSEKPAVGAAVFTTNKVKAAPILLSMENIKDQLISAIVVNSGNANACTGEEGMLAARQMLDETGKCLGIPISQILVASTGVIGVPLPVNKVLNGIRMACQALSREGSGAAAEAIMTTDTVPKEIAVEFEVYGKTVKVGGIAKGSGMIHPNMATMLAFITTDIGMEKELLQETLREVVDESFNMISVDGDSSTNDMVAVLANGLSGVWVESKEEEAYLKFKNALEYVAICLAKAIARDGEGATRLIEVRVVNAESLQKARKIARTVTSSNLFKAAVFGEDANWGRIITAVGYAGEEITVEKIDIYLGKVKVLQKGVPLPFSEEEAKEELAREEVIVTIDLNEGDANAVAWGCDLTYDYVKINASYRT encoded by the coding sequence ATGAAGAAAATTCAAGGTGGAGTTACCGCACCCGAAGGTTTTTTGGCGGCCGGGGTTCATGCGGGGATAAAAAAGAGCAAAAAAGATGTAGCGGTGATTTTTTCCGAAAAACCGGCGGTAGGGGCTGCGGTTTTCACGACCAATAAAGTGAAGGCAGCACCAATACTTTTATCTATGGAAAATATCAAAGACCAGCTTATTTCAGCCATTGTAGTCAATAGCGGCAATGCCAACGCCTGTACTGGCGAAGAGGGAATGCTGGCTGCCCGCCAGATGCTTGATGAAACAGGAAAATGCCTGGGAATACCTATTTCGCAGATTCTGGTGGCTTCTACCGGGGTAATCGGCGTGCCGCTTCCTGTTAATAAGGTGCTTAATGGAATAAGGATGGCCTGCCAGGCTTTATCCAGGGAGGGAAGCGGAGCTGCGGCGGAAGCGATTATGACCACCGATACGGTTCCCAAAGAAATTGCGGTAGAATTTGAAGTTTACGGGAAGACGGTGAAGGTCGGTGGTATAGCTAAAGGTTCAGGAATGATTCACCCTAACATGGCGACAATGCTGGCGTTTATTACCACCGATATTGGTATGGAAAAAGAGCTTTTACAGGAAACATTGCGGGAAGTGGTAGACGAAAGCTTTAATATGATTTCGGTGGATGGCGATTCCAGTACCAACGATATGGTGGCGGTTTTAGCCAATGGACTTTCTGGGGTCTGGGTAGAAAGTAAAGAGGAAGAAGCTTACTTAAAATTTAAGAATGCTCTGGAATACGTGGCAATTTGTTTGGCAAAAGCTATTGCCCGGGACGGGGAAGGAGCGACCCGGCTTATCGAGGTACGGGTGGTTAACGCTGAAAGCCTTCAGAAAGCCCGGAAAATTGCGCGAACAGTTACCTCTTCTAACCTCTTTAAAGCAGCGGTTTTTGGGGAAGATGCTAACTGGGGACGGATAATTACTGCGGTTGGGTATGCCGGAGAAGAAATAACGGTGGAGAAAATCGATATTTACCTGGGTAAGGTAAAAGTATTGCAAAAGGGAGTGCCCCTTCCTTTTTCGGAGGAGGAGGCTAAAGAAGAATTAGCTCGCGAGGAAGTAATAGTAACCATTGATTTAAACGAAGGCGATGCAAATGCGGTAGCCTGGGGTTGTGATTTAACCTACGATTACGTGAAAATCAATGCCAGTTACCGGACTTAG
- the argH gene encoding argininosuccinate lyase — MKLWGGRFEKDTDREMRDFHASIHFDWRLYEEDIRGSIAHVTMLARQGIITNEEKEKIIGALTEILEEIKAGKVDFSPEAEDIHLNIETLLIKKIGDVGKKVHTGRSRNDQVALDTRLYVKKEGTAIIALIKELQETLINLAEGHLNTIMPGYTHLQRAQPVTLAHHLLAYFWMFDRDRSRFYDCLKRADRSPLGAGALAGTTLPLDREFVSELLGFNGVCENSLDAVSDRDYILEFLFAAATTMMHLSRFSEEIVLWNSKEFSFVEIDDRYATGSSMMPQKKNPDAAELIRGKTGRVYGNLMAVLTMMKGLPLAYNKDMQEDKEPLFDTVDTLKGSLRVFTGMLKTIKFNQGAMYKAALKGFLNATDLAEYLVEKGVPFREAHRITGELVLKAEKTGRELLELSLDELKEMSPLIEEDIYEKLKIENVLAKRKLFGGPAPQAVIEQLRQAREALA, encoded by the coding sequence ATGAAGCTCTGGGGTGGACGCTTTGAAAAGGATACCGACCGGGAAATGCGGGATTTTCATGCCTCAATCCACTTTGACTGGCGGCTTTACGAAGAAGATATCAGGGGGAGCATTGCCCATGTGACGATGCTGGCCCGGCAGGGTATAATCACCAATGAGGAAAAAGAGAAAATTATTGGGGCACTTACAGAAATTTTAGAGGAGATAAAAGCCGGTAAGGTGGATTTTTCCCCTGAAGCCGAAGACATTCACCTGAATATTGAAACGCTATTAATTAAGAAAATCGGGGACGTGGGGAAAAAAGTTCACACCGGTCGTAGCCGTAACGACCAGGTGGCTTTAGACACCCGGCTTTATGTAAAGAAAGAAGGTACGGCTATTATTGCTCTTATAAAAGAGCTCCAGGAAACTTTAATTAATCTGGCCGAAGGGCATTTAAACACTATCATGCCCGGTTATACTCACCTGCAGCGGGCGCAGCCGGTGACCCTGGCCCATCATCTTTTGGCATATTTCTGGATGTTTGACCGGGACCGAAGCCGTTTTTACGATTGTTTAAAACGGGCTGATAGGTCGCCGCTGGGAGCCGGAGCACTGGCCGGTACCACCTTACCTTTAGACCGGGAGTTTGTTTCCGAACTTTTAGGTTTTAATGGTGTCTGTGAAAATAGTCTTGATGCGGTATCGGACCGGGACTATATCTTAGAATTTCTCTTTGCGGCGGCCACTACGATGATGCATTTAAGCCGCTTTTCCGAAGAAATTGTTCTTTGGAATAGCAAAGAATTTTCCTTTGTGGAAATTGATGACCGGTATGCTACCGGCTCTTCCATGATGCCCCAAAAGAAAAATCCCGATGCTGCCGAACTTATCCGGGGTAAAACCGGCAGGGTATACGGCAATCTAATGGCGGTATTAACGATGATGAAAGGTTTGCCCTTAGCTTATAACAAGGATATGCAGGAAGATAAGGAGCCGCTTTTTGATACCGTCGATACCTTAAAGGGAAGTTTAAGGGTTTTTACTGGAATGCTGAAAACAATTAAATTTAACCAGGGGGCTATGTATAAGGCGGCTTTAAAAGGATTTCTTAATGCTACCGACTTGGCCGAATACCTGGTGGAAAAAGGAGTTCCTTTTAGAGAAGCTCACAGGATTACTGGAGAACTGGTGTTAAAAGCCGAAAAAACTGGAAGGGAACTGTTGGAGCTTTCCTTGGATGAGCTTAAAGAGATGTCGCCATTAATCGAAGAGGATATTTACGAAAAGCTTAAAATTGAAAATGTCTTAGCTAAAAGGAAGCTTTTCGGGGGGCCTGCCCCTCAGGCGGTAATTGAACAGTTAAGACAAGCCCGGGAAGCATTAGCATAA
- a CDS encoding YckD family protein, with product MKKKLLAGLIVVLLLVVAVPAIAAVTNPQLDELKSLYQQMAEIQKKMVDVRVKAGLLTKEQGEVIKKNIDARLDYLEKNPAAITPGPGGYGFGPGAACPNALAGYGGCGFGGGFGGCGFGGGAYAPTTPPATN from the coding sequence ATGAAGAAAAAACTTTTGGCAGGTTTAATAGTGGTTTTATTATTGGTGGTGGCCGTTCCGGCAATTGCTGCAGTCACCAATCCCCAGCTGGATGAACTTAAAAGTTTATACCAGCAAATGGCTGAAATTCAGAAAAAGATGGTGGATGTGCGGGTGAAAGCGGGTCTTCTCACCAAAGAGCAAGGTGAAGTGATTAAAAAGAACATCGATGCAAGGCTTGACTATCTTGAGAAAAATCCTGCTGCTATTACTCCCGGACCTGGTGGTTATGGCTTTGGACCTGGAGCTGCCTGTCCCAACGCTTTAGCTGGCTATGGTGGCTGCGGATTTGGAGGCGGCTTTGGTGGCTGCGGATTTGGCGGCGGTGCTTATGCTCCAACTACCCCTCCGGCAACCAATTAG
- a CDS encoding argininosuccinate synthase, protein MAEKVVLAYSGGLDTSIIIPWLKENYGYEVIAMVADVGQGEELEPLREKAIKSGAAKIYIEDVKEEFVRDFVFPMLKAGAVYENKYLLGTSVARPLIAKKLVEIAEKEGAVAVAHGATGKGNDQVRFELTVKALNPDLKIIAPWREWEIKSREDAIDYAEKRGIPVPVTKKQPYSMDRNLWHLSHEGGILEDPAVEPPEDVLLLTNPPEKAPDQPEYVEIEFVKGEPVAVNGEKLSPVELIFKLNELGGKHGIGIADMVENRLVGMKSRGVYETPGGTILTFAHRELESLTLDRQTMHFKQMVALKYAELIYDGLWFTPLREALEAFVDKTQETVTGKVRVKLYKGNIYPAGITSPYSLYVKDLATFGEDNLYNQKDAEGFINLFGLPLKVRAMTQKPYQK, encoded by the coding sequence ATGGCGGAAAAAGTAGTTTTGGCTTATTCCGGTGGCCTGGATACCTCGATTATCATTCCCTGGCTTAAAGAAAATTACGGTTACGAAGTCATTGCCATGGTGGCCGATGTGGGCCAGGGGGAAGAATTAGAGCCTTTAAGGGAAAAGGCGATTAAAAGCGGCGCTGCCAAAATATATATTGAAGATGTTAAGGAAGAGTTTGTCCGGGATTTTGTTTTTCCCATGCTGAAAGCAGGAGCGGTGTACGAAAATAAATACCTTCTGGGAACTTCGGTAGCCCGTCCGCTTATTGCTAAAAAGTTGGTGGAGATAGCGGAAAAGGAAGGGGCGGTGGCGGTAGCTCACGGGGCAACCGGTAAGGGTAACGACCAGGTACGTTTTGAACTTACCGTTAAAGCGTTAAATCCGGATTTAAAAATCATCGCTCCCTGGCGGGAATGGGAGATAAAATCCCGGGAAGATGCCATTGATTATGCCGAAAAGAGAGGGATTCCGGTACCGGTTACCAAGAAGCAGCCTTACAGCATGGATAGAAACCTCTGGCATCTTTCCCACGAAGGGGGTATTTTAGAAGACCCGGCCGTTGAACCGCCGGAAGATGTGCTCCTACTTACCAACCCTCCGGAAAAAGCACCGGACCAGCCGGAGTATGTAGAAATAGAGTTTGTTAAAGGAGAACCGGTAGCGGTAAACGGGGAAAAACTTTCGCCGGTGGAATTAATTTTTAAGCTTAATGAGCTTGGCGGAAAGCACGGAATTGGTATTGCCGACATGGTGGAAAACCGTTTGGTGGGTATGAAATCCCGGGGAGTATACGAAACTCCCGGAGGGACCATTTTAACCTTTGCTCACCGGGAGTTAGAGAGCTTAACTTTAGACCGGCAGACCATGCACTTTAAACAGATGGTAGCCTTAAAGTATGCCGAACTTATTTACGATGGCTTATGGTTTACGCCTCTAAGGGAAGCTCTGGAAGCTTTTGTGGACAAAACCCAGGAAACGGTTACAGGAAAAGTCAGAGTTAAGCTTTACAAAGGAAATATTTACCCGGCCGGTATAACTTCTCCTTACTCCCTTTATGTTAAAGATTTAGCTACCTTTGGTGAAGATAACCTCTATAACCAGAAGGATGCCGAAGGATTTATTAATTTATTTGGTCTTCCACTTAAAGTAAGGGCTATGACCCAGAAACCATACCAGAAGTAG
- the argF gene encoding ornithine carbamoyltransferase, with translation MIASYRGRDFLSMNDLTGEEIEEVLDLASELKIRQKKGISTPILKGKTLAMIFSKNSTRTRVSFEVGMVQLGGYPLFITATDSQLSRGEPIADTARVLSRMVDGIMIRTYSHSEVEELAYYADVPVINGLTDYEHPCQIMADLLTIKEHKGQLRGLKVAWVGDGNNVCHSLMIGAAKVGMEVAVATPPGYEPDQKVSLIAQKETSRWGTKLLLTHDPVEAVTGADVVVTDVWASMGQEAESAERVKVFEPYQVNGELVSHAKQDFIFLHCLPAHRGEEVTAEVIDGEHSVVFAEAENRLHAQKAILTLLLG, from the coding sequence ATGATAGCATCCTACCGGGGACGGGATTTTCTTTCAATGAACGATTTGACCGGGGAGGAGATAGAGGAAGTATTGGATTTAGCTTCGGAATTAAAAATCCGGCAAAAAAAGGGAATTTCGACTCCGATTTTAAAAGGGAAAACCTTGGCGATGATTTTTAGCAAAAATTCCACCCGGACCAGGGTTTCCTTTGAAGTTGGTATGGTGCAGTTAGGAGGATATCCTCTTTTTATAACCGCTACCGACTCGCAATTAAGCCGGGGTGAACCGATTGCCGATACTGCCCGGGTCTTATCCCGGATGGTGGATGGTATTATGATTCGCACCTACAGTCATAGCGAAGTAGAAGAACTGGCCTACTATGCCGATGTGCCGGTTATTAACGGTCTTACCGATTACGAACATCCCTGTCAAATCATGGCGGATTTACTGACAATTAAAGAACATAAGGGGCAGTTAAGAGGTTTAAAGGTGGCCTGGGTAGGGGATGGCAACAACGTCTGCCATTCGTTAATGATTGGTGCAGCCAAGGTAGGTATGGAAGTGGCCGTGGCAACCCCACCGGGATATGAACCGGATCAAAAAGTAAGTTTAATTGCCCAAAAGGAAACCAGCAGGTGGGGAACAAAATTATTATTAACCCACGATCCGGTGGAAGCGGTTACCGGTGCCGATGTGGTGGTAACCGATGTTTGGGCTTCGATGGGGCAGGAGGCGGAAAGTGCTGAGCGGGTTAAAGTCTTTGAACCCTATCAGGTTAACGGTGAACTGGTAAGCCATGCCAAGCAGGACTTTATCTTCCTCCACTGCCTGCCTGCCCACCGGGGTGAAGAAGTGACCGCCGAAGTGATCGATGGTGAACATTCGGTGGTCTTTGCTGAGGCGGAAAACCGGCTGCACGCCCAAAAGGCTATCTTGACTTTACTCTTAGGATAA